A portion of the Poecilia reticulata strain Guanapo linkage group LG23, Guppy_female_1.0+MT, whole genome shotgun sequence genome contains these proteins:
- the ckap4 gene encoding cytoskeleton-associated protein 4, whose product MTTKNRPKNSEKSAAASQDEASRKSQKSGGATNGVSGPGHQGPRSGSCLGLLVNAVFYAAMIGAAGFAAFYLQQVVQEVRQIHAQHEESARRGAELGTKMENVLQQVDSLRSNVDGLESSLGVTRVELEAAVSRMKRGEVETRRVEEALQKLQNDLLRDLAEGVQEVKEAREKDFSSLEKTVEERLAEVSQSISASVAEFAEGQGEAQRQLADFRARLGDAADPALVKQELSAVAEVVAEIKTAKQAADATSNSLREQIGAVREELQTRNKEVASLSQEVESVRSVMQDTAGSLRQALSEAEAGVQALQDQTVTLQSGLEQVSNAIRTVEEKVNTAAAQAQKRSDDLEVRVQSSEEGGVSLTASLSDISSKVESLLAKYDGHESSLSAQGAAVERVRTDLKQELEEIKTQIEALDQTQPPAEGSTSLQTELESLKTAVEEVKSKADTIESQNQAIRTLQESMQETTQALAGLAEVKRDEERSGLEDLEKRLTAVEDRM is encoded by the exons ATGACGACAAAAAACCGACCAAAGAACAGCGAGAAGAGCGCAGCGGCCAGCCAGGACGAGGCGTCCAGGAAAAGCCAAAAGAGCGGAGGCGCCACCAACGGGGTGAGTGGCCCCGGGCATCAGGGGCCCCGCTCAGGTAGCTGCCTCGGCCTTCTGGTAAACGCGGTGTTTTACGCCGCAATGATAGGGGCTGCGGGATTTGCGgctttttatttacaacaagTTGTGCAGGAAGTCCGTCAGATCCACGCACAGCATGAGGAGAGCGCACGGAGAGGCGCGGAGCTGGGTACCAAAATGGAGAACGTTCTTCAACAG GTGGACTCTCTAAGAAGCAACGTGGACGGACTGGAGTCGTCGCTGGGCGTCACGCGGGTGGAGCTGGAGGCGGCCGTGAGCCGCATGAAGCGGGGCGAGGTCGAGACCAGGAGGGTGGAGGAGGCGCTCCAGAAGCTGCAGAACGACCTCCTCAGGGACCTGGCGGAGGGCGTCCAGGAGGTCAAGGAGGCCCGGGAGAAGGACTTCTCCTCTCTGGAGAAAACGGTGGAGGAGCGTCTGGCCGAGGTGAGCCAGTCCATCTCCGCCAGCGTGGCCGAGTTCGCCGAGGGTCAGGGCGAAGCGCAGCGTCAGCTGGCCGACTTCAGGGCTCGCCTGGGCGACGCCGCGGACCCCGCGCTTGTCAAACAGGAGCTGTCCGCCGTCGCTGAAGTCGTCGCTGAGATTAAAACGGCCAAACAGGCGGCGGACGCAACCTCCAATTCCCTCAGAGAACAGATCGGCGCCGTGAGGGAAGAGCTCCAGACGCGCAACAAGGAGGTCGCCTCTCTGTCCCAGGAGGTCGAATCGGTGAGGTCGGTGATGCAAGACACCGCCGGCAGCCTGAGGCAGGCCCTGTCTGAGGCGGAGGCCGGGGTTCAGGCCCTGCAGGACCAAACCGTCACCCTGCAGAGCGGCCTGGAGCAGGTCTCCAACGCCATCCGCACCGTGGAGGAGAAAGTGAATACGGCGGCGGCTCAGGCTCAGAAAAGATCCGACGACCTGGAGGTCAGGGTTCAATCATCTGAGGAAGGCGGGGTATCACTGACTGCTTCGCTGTCTGACATCAGCAGCAAGGTGGAGTCGCTGCTCGCCAAATACGACGGACACGAAAGCAGCTTATCTGCACAGGGGGCTGCAGTGGAGAGAGTAAGAACAGACCTGAAGCAGGAgctggaagaaataaaaacccaaatagAGGCCCTGGATCAGACTCAGCCGCCTGCAGAGGGCTCCACCTCCCTGCAGACGGAGCTGGAGAGCttaaaaactgcagtggaaGAAGTGAAAAGCAAAGCAGACACGATAGAAAGCCAAAACCAGGCCATTCGCACCCTGCAAGAGTCGATGCAGGAGACGACGCAGGCACTCGCTGGTTTAGCAGAAGTTAAACGAGATGAAGAACGAAGCGGCCTGGAGGATCTGGAGAAGAGACTGACCGCTGTGGAGGACAGGATGTAG